GACGCCCGGAATGTTTGCCCAAAACAATCAAGTTATCATTCAAGCCAATGGATTGAGCATCCATAATTTCATAGGTGCGTTTATGCTTTAAAATCCCATCTTGGTGAATTCCCGACTCATGGGCAAAGGCATTCGCTCCCACAATGGCTTTATTGGGTTGGACTAACATTCCCGTTAAGTTAGACACCAAACGAGAGGTTTTATAAATTTGGCGAGTGTCAATATTCGTTAAGGGCTTTTCCGACTCCGCAGGACGACCCAAAAACGGGTTAAAATATTGGCGTCGGACGTGTAACCCCATCACCAATTCTTCTAACGCGGCATTTCCAGCCCGTTCTCCAATGCCATTAATGGTACATTCCAACTGACGCGCCCCATTTTTCACCGCTTCTAAGAAATTGGCAACGGCTAAACCCAAATCGTTATGACCATGAACGGAAATAATCGCTTGGTCAATATTGGGGACATTATCTTTAATCCCTTTAATAATTGCCCCAAATTCTGCCGGAGTGGTATAACCGACCGTATCAGGTATATTAACCGTTGTGGCTCCGGCTGCGATCGCTCGTTCTAAAACTTGATAGAGAAATTCCGGGTCAGACCGTCCCGCATCTTCGGGAGAAAACTCAATATCATCCACAAAGGATTTGGCATAGGCCACCATTTCTGAAGTAATCTCCAACACCTCAGACCGGGTTTTTTTGAGTTTATATTCCAAATGAATATCCGAAGTGGCAATAAAGGTATGAATTCGGCGATGGACAGCCGGGGAAACCGCCTTCGCCGCTGCTTCAATATCCCCTTTCACCGAGCGAGCTAAACTACAAATCACCGGGCCATCTTCCGTTCCCACCGTTTCAGCAATGCGCGAAACCGCCTCAAAATCCCCCGGACTCGCAATGGCAAATCCAGCCTCAATCACATCCACGCCTAAACGGGCCAATTGTCGGGCAATCACGAGTTTTTCATCGACATTGAGGGTGGCGCCGGGACATTGTTCGCCATCCCGCAAGGTGGTATCAAAAATAATAATTCGGTCGGGGTTCGGTTGAAATTTCATGATTAGAAAATCCTGTTGTCAAGGTTAAAGATTGACCGTTACACCTGGGAGGTTAACAGTTGAAGAACTTCCGTTACGTTTGATTAGAATCTGTGTTGCTTCCCTGGGGGGAAGGCAGCATATCAGTAGCGCGGATAGCCGATGGGGTCTTAATTTTCAGAATCATGATTTCTACGCTTGGTCAGACCAAATTTTAATAATCAGTTTTTTCAATCTGTTCTCGAATATCATTGAGATCAATATAACGATCCGTTGCATTCCGCAGTTCTCGGGCGATCATTCCTTCTGTAGAAACAACAGTAATATGAGTATTTTTAGATCGTAACAGTTCAATTGCCCGTTCAAAGTCTCCATCTCCACTAAAGAGGACAACC
Above is a window of Planktothrix sp. FACHB-1365 DNA encoding:
- a CDS encoding 2-isopropylmalate synthase, translating into MKFQPNPDRIIIFDTTLRDGEQCPGATLNVDEKLVIARQLARLGVDVIEAGFAIASPGDFEAVSRIAETVGTEDGPVICSLARSVKGDIEAAAKAVSPAVHRRIHTFIATSDIHLEYKLKKTRSEVLEITSEMVAYAKSFVDDIEFSPEDAGRSDPEFLYQVLERAIAAGATTVNIPDTVGYTTPAEFGAIIKGIKDNVPNIDQAIISVHGHNDLGLAVANFLEAVKNGARQLECTINGIGERAGNAALEELVMGLHVRRQYFNPFLGRPAESEKPLTNIDTRQIYKTSRLVSNLTGMLVQPNKAIVGANAFAHESGIHQDGILKHKRTYEIMDAQSIGLNDNLIVLGKHSGRHAFQTRMRELGFELSEDEVNKAFVRFKELADKKKEITDWDLEAIVNDEIQQAPELFHLEFVQVSCGNQSRPTATVTVRTPDGQELTDAAIGTGPVDAVYRAINRVANVSNELIEFSVQSVTAGIDAIGEVTIRLRHEGRVFSGHAANTDIIVASAQAYLNALNRLYADSQPRINPQSSEVVETSVS